A single window of Fischerella sp. PCC 9605 DNA harbors:
- the rsmD gene encoding 16S rRNA (guanine(966)-N(2))-methyltransferase RsmD produces MALRIYGNRQLKSLHGKETRPTSARVREAIFNIWQGTIEGCRWLDLCAGTGSIGAEALCRGASLAIAIEKSSRACAIIEQNWQRVASPEQEWKVLRGDILQWLPKLSGQQFDRIYFDPPYASGVYQPALEAIAHHQLLDPIGEIAVEHSPQGWNPPVHPSLEICRQKVYGNTAVTFYRIGE; encoded by the coding sequence ATGGCTCTGAGAATTTACGGTAATCGGCAGTTAAAAAGTTTACATGGAAAAGAAACCAGACCCACCAGTGCGCGGGTCAGGGAGGCAATCTTTAATATTTGGCAGGGAACAATAGAAGGATGTCGCTGGCTGGATTTGTGTGCCGGGACAGGTTCAATAGGTGCAGAGGCCTTGTGTAGAGGGGCAAGCCTCGCGATCGCCATAGAAAAATCGAGCCGTGCTTGTGCAATTATCGAACAAAATTGGCAACGGGTAGCGAGTCCCGAACAGGAATGGAAGGTGCTGCGAGGTGACATATTGCAGTGGTTGCCCAAACTTTCTGGACAGCAATTTGATAGAATTTACTTCGATCCGCCTTATGCTAGTGGCGTGTATCAGCCAGCATTGGAAGCGATCGCCCACCACCAACTTTTAGATCCTATTGGCGAAATTGCAGTTGAACACAGTCCCCAAGGTTGGAATCCACCAGTGCATCCCAGCTTAGAAATCTGCCGTCAGAAAGTTTATGGCAATACAGCTGTTACCTTCTACAGGATTGGAGAATAA
- the petG gene encoding cytochrome b6-f complex subunit V encodes MVEPLLDGMVLGLIFVTLAGLFYAAYKQYKRGNQLGL; translated from the coding sequence GTGGTTGAACCCTTACTAGACGGCATGGTTCTGGGTCTCATTTTCGTAACTCTGGCTGGACTTTTCTACGCTGCCTACAAGCAGTATAAGCGTGGCAACCAGCTAGGTCTTTAA
- a CDS encoding c-type cytochrome, translating into MDNQITQPKILIQRIALMALAILLAVVLGIFAVRMVRASDPYVKTVLSLTGNPTQGHAIFQINCAGCHGWEADGRVGPSLQGVSKRKSPYGLIHQVISGDTPPMPKFQPSAKEMADLLSYLETL; encoded by the coding sequence TTGGATAACCAGATTACCCAACCTAAAATTCTGATTCAGCGGATCGCTTTAATGGCTCTGGCGATTTTGCTAGCAGTCGTTTTGGGGATTTTTGCTGTTCGTATGGTAAGGGCTTCTGACCCCTACGTCAAGACCGTTCTATCCTTAACAGGCAACCCTACTCAAGGACACGCTATCTTTCAAATCAACTGCGCTGGTTGTCATGGCTGGGAAGCAGATGGGCGTGTCGGTCCCAGCTTGCAAGGAGTCTCTAAGCGCAAATCCCCCTATGGTCTGATTCATCAAGTTATTAGTGGTGACACGCCTCCCATGCCTAAATTTCAACCTAGCGCCAAAGAAATGGCAGACTTGCTTAGCTATTTGGAGACACTCTAA
- a CDS encoding RuBisCO large subunit C-terminal-like domain-containing protein, whose protein sequence is MTIEVDYRFPAGVDPEKQAKIIAVGQTVGTWDARFAHREAALRSHLAEVASVETEAQTSYSIATIRFPEANVENDISSLLTMIFGKYSMAGAAKIVAVRLPKTYGLHPKLGISGIRERLGVFNRPLIMAIFKPALGLSATDHAAILAEVAHAGLDIIKDDEIFGDLDIAPTIERLKACRQVIEEVKQTTGRTVLYAVNVTGTADKLLEKARLLVQQGANALLLNVLTYGFSVLQALASDPEINVPIFAHPALAGAMCAAPDYGMAYSVVLGTLMAHAGADAVLYPAHYGSLPFDPVEEGKIRDILHSRGVFPVPSAGIHPGIVPKALVDYGQDVILNAGTGIMDHPDGAAAGVQAFFDVLQRVSKGESLTLEALPPGPLRHAVEKWGN, encoded by the coding sequence ATGACCATTGAAGTAGACTACCGCTTTCCTGCGGGTGTTGACCCAGAAAAGCAAGCCAAAATTATCGCGGTTGGGCAAACAGTTGGAACTTGGGATGCCCGTTTTGCCCACCGAGAAGCAGCTTTGCGATCGCATTTAGCAGAAGTAGCCTCAGTAGAAACAGAAGCCCAAACAAGTTACAGCATCGCCACGATTCGCTTTCCTGAAGCAAATGTAGAAAACGACATCTCCAGCCTGTTGACGATGATATTTGGCAAGTACTCTATGGCTGGTGCGGCAAAAATCGTGGCGGTACGTTTACCAAAAACTTATGGTCTACATCCCAAACTGGGCATTAGCGGTATTCGAGAACGACTGGGGGTATTTAACCGCCCGTTGATTATGGCTATTTTCAAACCAGCACTGGGACTCTCAGCCACCGATCACGCCGCTATTTTGGCAGAAGTAGCCCACGCCGGACTAGATATTATTAAAGATGACGAAATTTTCGGCGATCTGGATATTGCCCCAACCATAGAACGCCTGAAAGCCTGTCGTCAGGTAATTGAAGAAGTCAAGCAAACCACCGGACGTACAGTATTGTATGCTGTCAATGTTACAGGTACGGCAGATAAATTATTAGAGAAAGCGCGTCTTTTGGTACAGCAAGGCGCCAATGCACTCTTGTTGAATGTTCTTACCTACGGCTTTTCGGTACTGCAAGCCTTAGCCAGCGACCCAGAAATTAATGTTCCCATCTTCGCCCATCCAGCACTAGCTGGAGCAATGTGTGCTGCCCCCGATTATGGTATGGCATACTCTGTGGTATTGGGAACCTTGATGGCTCATGCTGGTGCGGACGCCGTGCTGTATCCCGCACACTACGGTAGTTTACCCTTTGACCCAGTCGAAGAAGGTAAGATCCGAGATATTTTGCACAGTCGTGGTGTTTTTCCTGTCCCTTCCGCTGGTATTCATCCTGGCATCGTTCCCAAAGCTTTGGTTGATTACGGTCAGGATGTAATTCTCAACGCCGGTACTGGCATTATGGATCATCCCGATGGTGCAGCTGCTGGTGTGCAGGCATTTTTCGATGTCCTACAACGAGTTAGCAAGGGCGAATCTTTAACGCTGGAAGCCTTACCACCAGGGCCGCTGCGCCATGCTGTCGAAAAGTGGGGAAACTAG
- a CDS encoding amylo-alpha-1,6-glucosidase has product MLDLDTREWLLTNGLGSFASGTLSDVRTRMYHGWLFAATNPPYGRTLLLSHLEASLELPKQVIALGTNFWGSGQIDPTGYELLRYFDINPVPKWVWGEDNWQITRQLVMPHGLGGGEGESGRGGDGVRFFSPPPVLPISPSFCHRLLIQYRYEGSDVAILRLRLLIGDRDFHSQQKATLGLQFSQLLGQGQVCLQAINSGQFGTPWHLRWTRGNYQPDAFWYWNYHLPEETRRGLSDREDLYSPGYLTVALMPGDAVTLEAKVGFPDKLQTVLTDDTFAEAIEAEQERLSHIFGWGEEARGMGKITTSIPNTQCPIPNAQYQIWQQLLRASDQFIVYRTSIAGPSVIAGYHWFNDYGRNILIALPGLTLVPQRFDLAKGLLETLGCYCRHGLIPNTLPDGESEPFYNSIDAALWWIETLGLYLEATQDWQFLAQQYPVVQQIYKAFIGGTRYNIQVDSTDGLIGWDARGVALTWMDAIVDGQPVTPRRGKPVEINALWYSALCWASRWAEILSEQEIVTEPSRLAKQAQRYSQQAQQVKASLQQFWNSQLAYLYDTIEPDDGRNVQIRPNAVIALSLAHCAFSAQQGQQILQRATDRLLTPYGLRTLDPSDRSYVGKYTGNSEQRDRSYHQGTVWSWLIGPYIRAWQRFHPNQALPFDWQPLLEHFLSDACLNSISEIFDGDEPHTPRGAIAQAWSVAELIRHIRS; this is encoded by the coding sequence ATGCTGGATTTAGATACAAGAGAATGGTTGCTCACAAATGGCTTGGGAAGTTTTGCCAGCGGTACGCTTTCAGATGTTCGCACTCGTATGTATCATGGTTGGTTGTTTGCTGCAACCAATCCACCTTATGGGCGTACTCTGCTGCTTTCACATTTAGAAGCTAGCCTGGAACTACCAAAGCAAGTTATAGCATTAGGGACGAATTTCTGGGGCAGCGGTCAGATTGATCCGACGGGTTACGAACTACTGCGCTATTTCGATATTAACCCAGTTCCCAAATGGGTTTGGGGTGAAGACAACTGGCAAATAACCAGGCAATTGGTGATGCCCCACGGTTTAGGAGGGGGAGAGGGGGAGAGTGGGAGAGGGGGTGATGGGGTGAGGTTTTTTTCCCCACCTCCGGTTCTCCCCATCTCCCCATCTTTTTGCCATCGCCTATTAATTCAATACCGCTATGAAGGCAGTGATGTCGCGATTTTGAGGTTGCGACTGCTAATCGGCGATCGCGATTTTCACTCCCAACAAAAAGCAACTCTGGGATTGCAATTCTCGCAGTTGCTGGGGCAAGGGCAAGTTTGCCTGCAAGCGATAAATTCAGGACAGTTTGGCACACCTTGGCACTTGCGGTGGACACGAGGAAACTATCAACCAGATGCATTTTGGTATTGGAATTATCATTTACCAGAAGAAACGCGCCGAGGATTAAGCGATCGCGAAGACCTCTACAGTCCTGGTTACTTGACAGTGGCTTTGATGCCAGGAGATGCAGTGACTCTAGAAGCAAAAGTGGGTTTTCCCGACAAATTACAAACTGTTCTCACTGATGATACTTTTGCAGAAGCAATCGAGGCAGAGCAAGAGCGACTTTCTCACATTTTTGGATGGGGAGAAGAGGCAAGGGGCATGGGAAAAATCACTACTTCAATACCCAATACCCAATGCCCAATTCCCAATGCCCAGTACCAAATTTGGCAGCAATTACTACGAGCAAGCGATCAGTTTATCGTTTACCGAACCTCTATAGCTGGTCCTAGTGTCATTGCTGGTTATCATTGGTTCAATGATTATGGACGCAATATCTTGATTGCTTTACCAGGGTTAACACTAGTTCCGCAACGCTTTGACCTGGCGAAAGGACTCCTAGAGACTCTTGGGTGTTACTGTCGCCACGGACTGATTCCCAATACATTACCGGATGGAGAAAGTGAACCTTTTTACAACAGTATTGATGCAGCACTGTGGTGGATAGAAACTTTAGGGCTTTACCTAGAAGCTACGCAAGACTGGCAGTTTTTAGCGCAGCAGTACCCAGTAGTACAGCAAATTTATAAAGCTTTTATTGGTGGTACGCGCTACAATATCCAGGTTGATTCTACTGATGGGCTGATTGGTTGGGATGCTCGTGGTGTAGCCTTGACTTGGATGGATGCTATAGTTGATGGGCAGCCTGTCACACCTCGTCGCGGTAAGCCAGTAGAAATCAATGCTCTGTGGTATTCAGCTTTATGTTGGGCTTCTCGATGGGCAGAAATATTAAGTGAGCAAGAAATCGTTACCGAACCGAGTCGTTTGGCTAAGCAAGCGCAGCGTTACAGCCAGCAAGCACAACAGGTAAAAGCCTCACTGCAACAGTTTTGGAATTCCCAGCTTGCTTACTTGTATGACACTATTGAGCCTGACGATGGACGCAATGTTCAGATTCGCCCAAATGCAGTCATAGCCCTTTCTCTCGCTCATTGTGCCTTTTCTGCCCAGCAAGGGCAGCAAATATTACAACGTGCTACCGATCGCTTACTTACACCTTATGGTCTTCGCACCCTCGATCCAAGCGATCGGTCGTATGTGGGTAAATACACAGGCAACTCTGAGCAACGCGATCGCTCTTACCATCAAGGAACTGTTTGGAGTTGGCTAATTGGGCCTTATATCCGTGCTTGGCAGCGTTTTCATCCAAATCAAGCCCTACCCTTTGATTGGCAACCCCTGCTAGAACACTTCCTTTCCGACGCCTGTCTAAACTCCATTTCTGAGATTTTTGATGGTGATGAACCACATACACCCAGAGGTGCGATCGCTCAAGCTTGGTCGGTTGCTGAGTTGATCCGCCATATTCGTAGTTAA
- a CDS encoding peroxiredoxin gives MSTEGCLRVGQSAPDFTATAVVDQEFKTIKLSDYRGKYVVLFFYPLDFTFVCPTEITAFSDRYEEFKKVNTEILGVSVDSEFSHLAWIQTDRKSGGVGDLNYPLVSDIKKEISTAYNVLDPAAGIALRGLFIIDKDGIIQHATINNLAFGRNVDETLRTLQAIQYVQSHPDEVCPAGWQPGDKTMVPDPVKSKVYFAAV, from the coding sequence ATGTCTACAGAAGGATGCCTCCGTGTTGGTCAAAGCGCCCCCGACTTTACAGCAACGGCTGTGGTAGATCAGGAATTCAAAACTATCAAACTTTCCGACTATCGCGGTAAGTATGTTGTTTTGTTTTTCTATCCCCTAGACTTTACCTTTGTTTGCCCAACTGAAATCACAGCCTTTAGCGATCGCTACGAAGAATTTAAAAAAGTTAACACAGAAATCCTGGGTGTATCCGTTGATAGCGAGTTTTCACACTTAGCATGGATTCAGACCGATCGCAAGTCTGGGGGTGTCGGCGATCTTAACTATCCTCTGGTTTCCGACATTAAGAAAGAAATTAGCACCGCTTACAACGTTCTCGATCCAGCAGCTGGTATTGCCTTGCGTGGTCTGTTTATCATCGACAAAGATGGTATCATCCAACACGCGACAATCAACAACCTAGCGTTTGGTCGCAACGTTGATGAGACTCTGCGGACACTGCAAGCTATTCAGTACGTGCAGTCTCACCCCGATGAAGTTTGCCCAGCTGGTTGGCAACCTGGTGACAAGACAATGGTTCCCGATCCTGTCAAGTCCAAAGTTTATTTCGCTGCTGTCTAG
- a CDS encoding MBL fold metallo-hydrolase, which translates to MMICPTLLSLKEIDTRGKSFMRIHHLNCGCMCPIGGAFFDGFSRGLTASLVCHCLLVETNQGLILIDTGFGERDVKAPLSRLSPFFMNLNRIKFEQKYTALAQIKQLGFDKSDVRHIVLTHLDFDHAGGLEDFPEATVHVMQAEVEAAQKRRGFISSQRYRPLQWDEVKQWKYYSPGGEPWFGFEAVRDLEGLPPEILLIPLTGHTHGHAGIAIETPQGWLLHAGDAYFYRHEMNTAKPRCTPGLRAYQWLMEVDRKARLHNQERLRALSLSHSSDVRLFCSHDAIEFKTLADQNNSQL; encoded by the coding sequence ATGATGATTTGCCCTACCCTTTTGTCTTTAAAAGAGATTGATACCAGGGGAAAATCATTCATGCGTATTCATCATCTAAATTGCGGTTGTATGTGTCCGATTGGCGGGGCGTTCTTCGATGGCTTTAGTCGTGGGCTAACAGCCAGCCTTGTCTGCCACTGTCTGCTCGTTGAGACCAATCAGGGACTCATTCTCATTGATACTGGCTTTGGAGAGCGCGATGTCAAAGCACCATTATCAAGACTCAGCCCGTTCTTCATGAATTTGAATCGCATCAAGTTTGAACAAAAATACACAGCGCTTGCTCAGATTAAGCAGCTTGGCTTTGACAAAAGTGATGTACGCCACATAGTGCTTACCCACCTTGATTTTGATCATGCGGGTGGATTGGAGGATTTCCCAGAGGCAACTGTGCATGTGATGCAGGCTGAAGTTGAGGCAGCACAGAAACGGCGTGGCTTCATCTCATCGCAACGTTATCGTCCTCTTCAGTGGGATGAAGTTAAACAATGGAAGTATTATTCGCCAGGGGGCGAACCTTGGTTCGGTTTCGAGGCAGTGCGTGACCTCGAAGGACTGCCACCTGAGATTCTTCTTATTCCGCTTACTGGTCATACGCACGGTCATGCTGGCATTGCCATTGAAACACCGCAAGGTTGGCTCCTACATGCGGGCGATGCCTACTTTTATCGGCACGAAATGAACACCGCCAAACCACGCTGTACTCCAGGTCTGCGTGCTTACCAATGGTTGATGGAAGTAGATCGCAAGGCTCGACTCCACAATCAAGAACGCTTACGTGCGTTATCGCTCTCACACAGTAGTGATGTGCGCCTGTTTTGCAGTCATGATGCGATCGAATTCAAAACGCTTGCTGACCAAAACAATTCGCAATTGTGA
- a CDS encoding helix-turn-helix domain-containing protein produces MRVIEQKELAELVRETRQRLELSQTKFAAKLGVSFHSVNRWENGRTKPLPLALKQIEALLHSLGDRGEDLLAKYFSSERS; encoded by the coding sequence ATGCGTGTAATCGAACAAAAAGAGCTTGCAGAGTTGGTTCGTGAAACTCGGCAACGCCTTGAACTCTCACAGACCAAGTTTGCAGCTAAACTAGGAGTTTCGTTCCATAGTGTTAATCGATGGGAGAACGGACGGACAAAGCCTTTACCACTGGCGTTGAAACAAATTGAAGCACTACTGCACTCCTTGGGCGATCGCGGTGAAGACTTACTAGCCAAGTATTTTTCATCCGAGAGGAGTTGA